In Dryobates pubescens isolate bDryPub1 chromosome 8, bDryPub1.pri, whole genome shotgun sequence, a genomic segment contains:
- the ANXA11 gene encoding annexin A11 isoform X1, protein MNYPGYPPAGGYPPAAPGSNPWGGAAHPPPIGLENVTGYANQFNPNYMAGMASNLAGTFAGANVPQGMYPSTPGGYPPIPSGGFGQPPPGQQPSYGGYPPPGGNPPSGMPAYPGYPAGTVPGQPTPPPGQQPMSYPGQPPAPFPGQQPMPNYPPGPAVNPSMPSYPGPTGPAVSPVTHGNRGTIIDAPGFDPLKDAEVLRKAMKGFGTDEQAIIDCLGSRSNKQRQQIILSFKTAYGKDLIKDLKSELSGNFERTILAMMKTPVMFDAYEIKEAIKGVGTDENCLIEILASRSNEHIQELNRVYKAEFKKTLEEAIKSDTSGHFQRLLISLSQGNRDESTTVDMSLVQKDVQELYAAGENRLGTDESKFNAILCARSRAHLRAVFSEYKRMCNRDIESSICREMSGDLEKGMLAVVKCLKNTPAFFAERLQKAMKGAGTKDRTLIRIMVSRSEVDLLDIRAEYKQMYGRSLYTDITGDTSGDYRKILLKLCGGND, encoded by the exons ATGAATTACCCTGGCTATCCCCCAGCGGGTGGATACCCACCAGCTGCCCCAG GTAGCAATCCCTGGGGTGGTGCTGCCCATCCACCTCCAATTGGTCTAGAAAATGTGACTGGCTATGCCAATCAGTTCAATCCCAATTACATGGCTGGTATG GCATCCAACCTTGCAGGGACCTTTGCGGGAGCAAATGTACCACAAGGCATGTATCCTTCAACACCAGGGGGTTATCCCCCAATTCCTTCAggtggctttgggcaacctcCACCAGGACAGCAGCCCTCTTATGGAGGGTATCCTCCACCTGGAGGAAATCCACCATCAGGAATGCCAGCTTACCCAGGATACCCGGCTGGCACTGTGCCAGGCCAACCCACACCACCACCTGGTCAGCAGCCTATGAGCTATCCAGgacagccaccagcacccttcccagggcagcagccaatGCCAAATTATCCACCAGGCCCAGCTGTGAATCCATCTATGCCCTCTTACCCAGGACCTACAGGGCCTGCAGTTTCTCCTGTAACA CATGGAAATCGAGGCACAATCATTGATGCACCGGGATTTGACCCTCTGAAGGATGCAGAAGTCTTAAGGAAGGCCATGAAGGGATTTG GAACCGATGAGCAGGCTATTATCGATTGTCTTGGAAGCCGTTCAAACAAGCAACGACAGCAGATCATCCTATCCTTCAAAACAGCTTATGGAAAG GATTTGATCAAGGATCTTAAGTCTGAGCTATCAGGTAACTTTGAGAGGACAATCCTAGCCATGATGAAGACACCTGTCATGTTTGATGCTTATGAAATCAAGGAAGCTATAAAG GGTGTTGGCACAGATGAAAATTGTCTCATTGAGATCTTAGCTTCTCGCAGTAATGAGCATATCCAGGAGCTCAACAGGGTCTATAAAGCAG AATTTAAGAAAACTCTGGAGGAAGCAATAAAAAGTGACACATCAGGACACTTTCAGAGGCTTTTAATTTCACTTTCTCAG GGAAACAGAGATGAAAGCACAACTGTTGACATGTCTCTTGTCCAAAAAGATGTGCAG GAGCTATATGCAGCTGGAGAGAACCGTCTGGGAACTGATGAATCCAAATTCAATGCCATTCTGTGTGCAAGAAGCAGAGCCCACCTCAGAGCAG TCTTCAGCGAGTACAAGAGGATGTGTAACCGGGACATTGAGAGTAGTATATGCCGTGAAATGTCTGGAGACCTGGAAAAGGGCATGCTGGCAGTAG TGAAGTGCCTCAAGAACACACCAGCTTTTTTTGCAGAGAGATTACAGAAGGCTATGAAG ggagcagggacaaaAGACAGGACTCTGATTCGAATCATGGTATCACGCAGtgaggttgacctgctggacatacGTGCAGAATACAAGCAGATGTATGGCAGATCCCTCTACACAGATATCACT GGTGATACTTCAGGAGACTACCGGAAAATCCTACTCAAGTTGTGTGGTGGAAATGACTAA
- the ANXA11 gene encoding annexin A11 isoform X2 — protein sequence MMKTPVMFDAYEIKEAIKGVGTDENCLIEILASRSNEHIQELNRVYKAEFKKTLEEAIKSDTSGHFQRLLISLSQGNRDESTTVDMSLVQKDVQELYAAGENRLGTDESKFNAILCARSRAHLRAVFSEYKRMCNRDIESSICREMSGDLEKGMLAVVKCLKNTPAFFAERLQKAMKGAGTKDRTLIRIMVSRSEVDLLDIRAEYKQMYGRSLYTDITGDTSGDYRKILLKLCGGND from the exons ATGATGAAGACACCTGTCATGTTTGATGCTTATGAAATCAAGGAAGCTATAAAG GGTGTTGGCACAGATGAAAATTGTCTCATTGAGATCTTAGCTTCTCGCAGTAATGAGCATATCCAGGAGCTCAACAGGGTCTATAAAGCAG AATTTAAGAAAACTCTGGAGGAAGCAATAAAAAGTGACACATCAGGACACTTTCAGAGGCTTTTAATTTCACTTTCTCAG GGAAACAGAGATGAAAGCACAACTGTTGACATGTCTCTTGTCCAAAAAGATGTGCAG GAGCTATATGCAGCTGGAGAGAACCGTCTGGGAACTGATGAATCCAAATTCAATGCCATTCTGTGTGCAAGAAGCAGAGCCCACCTCAGAGCAG TCTTCAGCGAGTACAAGAGGATGTGTAACCGGGACATTGAGAGTAGTATATGCCGTGAAATGTCTGGAGACCTGGAAAAGGGCATGCTGGCAGTAG TGAAGTGCCTCAAGAACACACCAGCTTTTTTTGCAGAGAGATTACAGAAGGCTATGAAG ggagcagggacaaaAGACAGGACTCTGATTCGAATCATGGTATCACGCAGtgaggttgacctgctggacatacGTGCAGAATACAAGCAGATGTATGGCAGATCCCTCTACACAGATATCACT GGTGATACTTCAGGAGACTACCGGAAAATCCTACTCAAGTTGTGTGGTGGAAATGACTAA